From Ornithorhynchus anatinus isolate Pmale09 chromosome X3, mOrnAna1.pri.v4, whole genome shotgun sequence, the proteins below share one genomic window:
- the RNF152 gene encoding E3 ubiquitin-protein ligase RNF152 — protein sequence MEPLSQDSLLECQICFNYYSPRRRPKLLDCKHTCCSVCLQQMRTSQKDLRCPWCRGVTRLPPGFSVSQLPDDPEVLAVIAIPHASEHTPVFIKLPSNGCYMLPLPPPKERAPLPGDGGCRLLPGGRPKSVAAVTVPAEQLPLRGAAPPAPGEEEQGRRGGAGKSATWSGVCTVILVACVLVFLLGIVLHNMSCISKRFTVISCG from the coding sequence ATGGAGCCCCTGTCCCAGGACTCTCTGTTGGAATGCCAGATCTGTTTCAATTATTACAGCCCCCGGCGGAGGCCCAAGCTGTTGGACTGTAAGCACACCTGCTGCTCGGTTTGCCTCCAGCAGATGAGGACCAGCCAGAAGGACCTCCGCTGTCCCTGGTGTCGCGGCGTGACCAGGCTGCCCCCGGGCTTCTCCGTCTCTCAGCTGCCCGACGACCCCGAGGTCCTGGCGGTCATCGCGATCCCCCACGCGTCCGAGCACACCCCCGTCTTCATCAAACTCCCCAGCAACGGCTGCTACatgctgcccctgccccctcccaaggAGCGCGCCCCGCTGCCGGGCGACGGCGGCTGCCGCCTCCTGCCGGGGGGCCGGCCCAAGTCCGTCGCCGCGGTGACCGTCCCGGCCGAGCAGCTGCCCCTCCGGggggccgccccgccggccccgggggaggaagagcaagggcggcggggcggagcggggaagaGCGCCACCTGGTCGGGCGTGTGCACTGTGATCCTGGTGGCCTGCGTCCTGGTCTTCCTGCTCGGCATCGTCCTCCACAACATGTCGTGCATCTCCAAGCGCTTCACCGTCATCTCCTGTGGCTGA